The following proteins come from a genomic window of Gimesia chilikensis:
- a CDS encoding sulfatase has product MIRFVSALLLLVVIGLPAVSASEQRPNVVLFLVDDMGWMDSEPYGSKFYETPNMTRLSQQSMRFTNAYAVPLCSPTRASILTGQYSSRHGITSASGHQPPRPADFEYLPKTAKPNQKLRMPISKNYLDLEQYTLAEALRDAGYRTGHFGKWHLGLTAPHRPDKQGFETVWHCAPDPGPPSYFSPYGVFPDGKPTGRHHVGNITDGPEGEHITDRLTDEALKFIDAHQDEPFYLNLWHYSVHGPWQHKEAYTAEFAKKQDPRGEQKNPVMASMLRNVDESLGRILDKLDQLKLSENTLFIFYSDNGGNAHSWSSEDPKIQKINEKHPKYATIQSYRKWAGGEPPTNNAPLREGKGRIYEGGQRVPLMVRWPGHIQPGSTSDTIVGPIDVYPTILDAVKVKRNPEQVIDGESILPVLEQKGEMQRTAWFTWFPHLIPAVSVRQGDWKLIRRFEPHPKYPEVRELYNLKADIGETQNLAATHPDKVKALDALIDEFVKETGALYPQPNPAFNPRTTGGAPQRGPLHGLVPKFSKLTLVEGGARMEADGRSPFLGTAQVKHRGPVTLKLRVKSPQGGAGKVVWKTAVQEGFPKTGQTAEFTCKASPNWQEVEVALPVEGMSGIFRLYLPVSEGALEIGSIEFRSSKTNRPVRVWDFSKGNG; this is encoded by the coding sequence ATGATTCGTTTTGTGTCCGCGCTGTTATTGCTGGTCGTGATTGGCCTGCCCGCTGTGTCTGCTTCTGAGCAGCGTCCGAATGTTGTGCTGTTCCTGGTGGATGACATGGGCTGGATGGACAGCGAGCCTTATGGTTCGAAGTTCTACGAAACACCGAATATGACGCGACTGTCTCAGCAGTCAATGCGGTTTACGAATGCCTACGCGGTTCCCCTCTGTTCGCCGACGCGGGCATCGATTCTGACGGGACAGTATTCGTCCCGGCACGGCATCACCAGTGCCAGCGGCCATCAGCCGCCGCGTCCCGCCGATTTCGAATATCTACCCAAGACGGCGAAGCCGAATCAGAAGCTGCGGATGCCGATCAGCAAGAACTACCTGGATCTGGAACAATACACGCTGGCAGAAGCGCTGCGGGACGCCGGTTATCGGACGGGGCACTTCGGGAAATGGCATCTGGGGCTGACGGCACCGCACCGCCCGGACAAACAGGGATTTGAAACCGTCTGGCATTGTGCTCCCGATCCGGGGCCGCCCAGCTATTTTTCGCCGTATGGTGTGTTCCCGGATGGGAAGCCGACGGGGCGCCATCATGTGGGGAACATTACCGACGGGCCGGAGGGGGAACACATTACCGATCGACTGACCGATGAAGCGCTGAAGTTCATCGACGCCCACCAGGATGAGCCGTTCTATTTGAATCTCTGGCATTACTCGGTACATGGACCGTGGCAGCATAAAGAAGCCTATACGGCTGAGTTCGCGAAGAAGCAGGATCCACGCGGTGAGCAGAAGAATCCCGTGATGGCTTCGATGCTGCGGAACGTGGATGAGAGCCTGGGACGGATTCTGGACAAGCTGGACCAGCTCAAGCTGTCTGAGAATACCCTGTTTATTTTCTATTCGGATAATGGCGGGAATGCGCACAGCTGGAGCAGCGAAGATCCCAAGATTCAGAAGATCAATGAAAAGCATCCCAAGTATGCGACCATCCAGAGCTATCGCAAGTGGGCGGGTGGCGAACCGCCGACGAATAATGCCCCTCTGCGGGAAGGGAAAGGCCGGATCTATGAAGGGGGACAGCGGGTGCCCCTGATGGTCCGCTGGCCGGGACACATTCAACCGGGGAGTACCAGTGACACGATTGTCGGGCCGATCGATGTGTACCCGACGATTCTGGATGCCGTGAAAGTGAAACGGAATCCTGAGCAGGTCATCGATGGCGAGTCGATCCTGCCCGTACTGGAGCAGAAAGGCGAGATGCAGCGGACCGCCTGGTTCACCTGGTTTCCACATCTGATCCCAGCGGTGTCGGTTCGCCAGGGAGACTGGAAGCTGATCCGACGGTTTGAGCCCCACCCGAAATATCCCGAAGTCCGCGAACTATATAATCTGAAAGCGGACATCGGCGAGACACAGAATCTCGCGGCGACGCATCCCGACAAAGTCAAAGCACTCGATGCCTTGATTGATGAGTTCGTTAAAGAGACCGGCGCGCTGTATCCGCAGCCCAACCCGGCTTTTAATCCCCGCACCACAGGAGGGGCTCCTCAGCGTGGCCCCCTGCACGGGCTGGTTCCGAAGTTTTCCAAACTGACACTGGTTGAAGGGGGCGCCCGGATGGAAGCCGACGGCCGGTCTCCGTTCCTGGGAACAGCCCAGGTCAAACATCGCGGACCAGTGACACTCAAGTTGCGTGTGAAAAGTCCGCAAGGTGGGGCTGGAAAGGTCGTCTGGAAGACAGCTGTGCAGGAGGGCTTCCCGAAGACAGGTCAAACTGCAGAATTCACGTGCAAGGCCAGTCCGAACTGGCAGGAAGTAGAAGTCGCGCTGCCTGTGGAAGGCATGAGTGGCATTTTCCGCCTGTACCTGCCGGTCTCTGAGGGAGCGCTGGAGATTGGCTCGATTGAATTTCGTTCGTCCAAGACGAACCGCCCGGTGCGTGTTTGGGATTTCAGTAAGGGCAACGGTTGA
- a CDS encoding methyltransferase family protein produces MELKNHFETSGQWLFRWRSYLPAVLLLPLIFAASNFERPWGRHDVQEFWELFCIAVTLLGLTVRVLVAGFVPGGTSGRNTKKQVADSLNTTGIYSVCRHPLYLGNFLVALGWAMFYHDGWLIAVFCMAFWLYYERIMMTEEAFLREKFGDEFRTWAAQTPAFIPQLRKWKKPELRFSVRTMIRREYLTFVGAMLVFVTLELLEHWHVEGQVALESFWPWLLALTGMTFLAVRLLHKCTRCLAEEGR; encoded by the coding sequence ATGGAACTGAAGAATCATTTTGAGACGAGTGGGCAATGGCTGTTTCGCTGGCGGAGCTACCTGCCCGCAGTTCTGCTGCTCCCGCTGATCTTCGCGGCGTCCAACTTCGAACGCCCCTGGGGCAGGCACGACGTTCAGGAATTCTGGGAACTCTTCTGCATCGCAGTCACACTGCTGGGACTGACAGTCCGCGTGCTGGTTGCCGGTTTTGTCCCCGGCGGAACTTCGGGACGTAACACAAAGAAACAGGTGGCCGACAGTCTGAATACCACGGGCATTTATTCCGTCTGCCGACATCCCCTCTATCTGGGGAACTTTCTGGTCGCCCTTGGCTGGGCTATGTTTTACCACGATGGCTGGCTGATTGCCGTATTCTGTATGGCTTTCTGGCTGTATTACGAACGGATCATGATGACCGAAGAAGCCTTCCTGCGTGAAAAATTCGGCGATGAATTCCGCACCTGGGCCGCGCAGACACCGGCCTTCATTCCCCAGCTCCGCAAATGGAAGAAGCCCGAACTCCGGTTCTCGGTCCGTACGATGATCCGCCGCGAGTATCTGACCTTTGTCGGAGCAATGCTCGTCTTTGTCACCCTCGAACTGCTGGAGCACTGGCACGTCGAAGGGCAGGTTGCACTGGAATCCTTCTGGCCCTGGCTGTTAGCATTAACGGGTATGACGTTCCTGGCAGTCCGCCTGCTCCATAAGTGCACCCGCTGTCTGGCCGAAGAGGGTCGTTGA
- a CDS encoding SMI1/KNR4 family protein gives MEYTKLGLIQNSDVNDQTIALVEEKIGCRLPESYYELMRFNNEPEPQACEFDYGGQTTCVSEFFRFTDDENYEYGILAYLPSLSGVAEQLVPIARDPEDYLICLDRNQDFAVVLLDRNNNLLHFVARDFDEFLRSLR, from the coding sequence ATGGAATACACAAAGCTGGGATTGATCCAAAACAGTGACGTAAATGATCAAACGATTGCGCTCGTTGAAGAAAAGATTGGTTGCCGTCTGCCAGAAAGTTATTACGAACTGATGCGGTTTAACAATGAGCCTGAACCGCAAGCCTGCGAGTTTGATTATGGGGGACAGACAACCTGTGTGAGCGAGTTTTTTCGCTTCACGGATGACGAAAACTATGAGTATGGCATCTTAGCTTATCTTCCGTCGCTCAGTGGAGTGGCAGAGCAGTTAGTTCCCATTGCTCGTGATCCAGAGGATTATTTAATCTGTCTGGATCGTAATCAGGACTTTGCTGTTGTACTCTTGGATCGCAACAATAATCTGCTCCACTTTGTTGCAAGGGACTTTGACGAATTTCTAAGATCTCTCCGTTAG
- a CDS encoding SMI1/KNR4 family protein, whose translation MRDLSTLGFTQIREVCELSVLTGEQQFKLPDDYLIFLSYEPPEDLNLSFKFIESTTSQEWEGQVIEFLHYTASDINQAVVAVPDNPERILLPISVDAGGNYSYMDLTSASKQIIDVGYETGAISFLAETFGDFIDMLQVEDE comes from the coding sequence ATGCGGGACCTTTCCACCCTTGGTTTTACTCAGATCCGAGAAGTCTGTGAACTCTCCGTTCTGACAGGAGAACAGCAATTCAAGCTACCCGACGATTACCTGATATTTCTAAGTTACGAACCACCAGAAGACTTAAACCTGTCTTTTAAATTCATCGAATCAACCACGTCCCAGGAGTGGGAAGGGCAAGTCATTGAATTCCTGCATTATACTGCATCGGATATCAATCAGGCTGTTGTCGCGGTTCCGGATAATCCTGAAAGAATTCTGCTGCCGATCTCTGTTGATGCAGGCGGAAACTATTCCTATATGGACCTGACCAGCGCATCAAAACAGATCATTGATGTGGGTTATGAGACCGGAGCTATCTCGTTCTTGGCCGAGACGTTTGGCGATTTTATTGATATGTTGCAAGTGGAAGACGAATAA
- a CDS encoding DUF5958 family protein — translation MRQGVIPDAEGQAWFAALEAAEQKSVLYQLNFICQQAGPTTADVLPAIEHAGLKSTFTPCVMLQRGKLREASAKALQLPSNEYLKLFRLMIALFKIADQHRREFCGAQCRHWWHQDLSSEEVLQSIRNPH, via the coding sequence ATACGCCAGGGAGTCATTCCAGACGCCGAGGGCCAGGCGTGGTTCGCCGCTCTGGAGGCGGCAGAGCAAAAGTCCGTTCTCTATCAGTTAAATTTTATCTGCCAGCAGGCGGGACCCACAACAGCAGACGTCTTGCCAGCCATTGAACATGCTGGCCTGAAATCGACTTTTACACCTTGTGTCATGTTGCAGCGTGGTAAACTGCGGGAAGCCAGTGCGAAAGCACTTCAGCTTCCGTCAAACGAGTATCTGAAGCTCTTTCGTTTGATGATCGCTTTATTCAAAATTGCGGATCAGCATCGCCGGGAATTCTGTGGTGCGCAGTGTCGGCACTGGTGGCACCAGGATCTCTCCAGTGAAGAGGTCTTACAGTCGATCAGAAATCCACACTAA
- a CDS encoding ankyrin repeat domain-containing protein, whose translation MPEYTLNDLIQAVNHRYNIENTRAILNAGVDVNTVNPKGLTPLMFAVMPDDYGDHTHPEAILHMVRFLLQHGANKSAVDSFGKRAQDYAFQLIDPAWKDQWGNTAADCWDTGQRNIIETIIDLLDDQRD comes from the coding sequence ATGCCAGAGTATACCCTCAATGACCTGATACAGGCTGTCAACCATCGTTACAATATCGAAAATACCCGCGCGATCCTGAACGCGGGTGTGGATGTCAATACTGTGAATCCGAAAGGGCTCACGCCGCTCATGTTTGCTGTCATGCCTGATGACTATGGCGATCACACCCATCCCGAAGCGATCCTGCATATGGTACGCTTCTTACTCCAACACGGGGCAAATAAATCGGCTGTTGATTCATTTGGTAAAAGAGCACAAGACTATGCATTTCAGTTGATTGACCCGGCCTGGAAAGATCAGTGGGGGAATACCGCTGCGGACTGCTGGGATACCGGGCAACGGAACATCATCGAAACTATAATTGATTTACTGGATGATCAACGCGATTAG
- a CDS encoding formate/nitrite transporter family protein: MNAATDLQSDGLEEAKKAPGQILQAELVEAMDALTRSSLRLFLSGLSAGLDIGFSLFLVAVVQTLGQGSLSEPVLKILVGMMYSFGFILVVVGRSELFTEQTSLAILPLLSRQASFKMVFRLWGIVYVANLIGAMLFAVLVVIIGPALGVIDVKVFGELSRSIVDHPGWVILLSGMLAGWLMGLLSWLVYAGRDTISQIVIVFLITSVIGLGHLHHCIVGSVEVLAGVFADPGTTLADYGHFLLWTTAGNALGGVIFVSLLKYGHAHASQYERKSKY; the protein is encoded by the coding sequence ATGAACGCTGCGACCGATTTACAATCTGATGGCCTCGAAGAGGCGAAGAAAGCCCCCGGGCAGATCCTGCAGGCCGAACTCGTCGAAGCCATGGATGCACTGACGCGCTCCTCACTCCGTCTGTTTCTGTCGGGGCTCTCCGCAGGACTGGATATCGGCTTCAGTCTGTTTCTGGTGGCCGTCGTGCAAACCCTGGGGCAGGGGAGTCTCTCTGAGCCAGTGCTCAAAATTCTGGTCGGCATGATGTATTCCTTCGGTTTCATTCTGGTCGTCGTAGGACGTTCGGAACTGTTTACCGAGCAGACCAGCCTCGCGATTCTCCCACTGCTCTCCCGCCAGGCATCTTTCAAAATGGTGTTCCGGCTGTGGGGAATTGTCTATGTCGCCAACCTCATCGGGGCGATGCTGTTTGCCGTGCTGGTCGTCATCATCGGGCCAGCCCTGGGCGTGATTGATGTCAAAGTCTTTGGTGAGTTAAGCCGTTCAATCGTCGACCATCCCGGCTGGGTGATCCTCTTAAGTGGCATGCTCGCCGGCTGGCTGATGGGCTTATTGTCCTGGCTGGTCTACGCTGGTCGTGACACGATCAGCCAGATCGTGATCGTCTTTCTGATCACGTCAGTCATCGGCCTGGGACATCTGCATCACTGCATCGTCGGCAGTGTCGAAGTGCTGGCAGGAGTCTTCGCTGATCCTGGTACGACTCTGGCGGATTATGGTCACTTCCTGCTCTGGACCACTGCCGGAAATGCCTTGGGGGGCGTGATCTTTGTCTCCCTGCTCAAATACGGCCACGCCCACGCCAGTCAGTACGAACGCAAATCAAAATACTAA
- a CDS encoding NADP-dependent oxidoreductase, with product MLSRRFQLTAYPAGEPTLDNFELVETELSDPGENEFLVQNEWLSVDPYMRGRMREGDSYVAPFQIGEPLEGACVGKVIASKHGEFSAGDYVLGNQGWRDTWISDGTGVTKVDPEAAPLSAYLSIMGMTGMTAYVGTLKIGGLQPGDRVFVSAASGAVGSIVCQIAKIKGCYVVGSAGSQAKIDWLKDKAGIDAAFNYREVDDVSAALQQHAPEGIDLYFDNVGGDHLQAALDNMNDHGRIVCCGMISTYNDKTPQPGPANLFKIITKRLRMQGFLVFDHIDMQAEFQQQMGEWVKAGNVHWEETVTTGLENTPAAFLDLFQGNKMGKAVVQVNP from the coding sequence ATGCTCTCACGTCGATTCCAGTTAACTGCCTATCCCGCAGGAGAACCCACGCTCGACAATTTCGAACTGGTCGAAACCGAACTCAGCGATCCCGGAGAGAATGAATTCCTCGTCCAAAACGAATGGCTCTCCGTCGATCCCTACATGCGGGGACGCATGCGGGAAGGGGACAGCTATGTCGCACCGTTTCAGATCGGGGAACCGCTGGAAGGGGCCTGTGTCGGGAAAGTCATCGCTTCAAAGCATGGGGAGTTTTCCGCAGGCGATTATGTGTTAGGCAACCAGGGCTGGCGGGATACCTGGATTTCGGATGGCACAGGCGTGACGAAAGTCGATCCAGAAGCAGCACCATTGTCGGCTTATCTGAGCATCATGGGAATGACAGGTATGACCGCTTATGTGGGGACACTGAAGATCGGCGGACTTCAGCCGGGAGACCGCGTGTTTGTCTCCGCTGCCTCGGGGGCCGTCGGTTCGATTGTCTGTCAGATCGCGAAAATCAAGGGCTGTTATGTCGTGGGAAGTGCCGGTTCACAGGCCAAGATCGACTGGCTCAAAGACAAAGCCGGTATCGATGCCGCATTCAATTACCGGGAAGTTGACGATGTTTCCGCGGCGTTGCAGCAACACGCGCCGGAAGGCATCGATCTCTATTTCGACAATGTGGGCGGCGATCACCTGCAGGCAGCCCTGGATAATATGAATGACCATGGCCGGATTGTCTGCTGTGGAATGATCTCAACCTATAACGACAAAACACCACAGCCCGGCCCGGCGAACCTGTTTAAAATCATTACCAAGCGACTCCGCATGCAGGGATTTCTCGTGTTCGATCACATTGACATGCAGGCCGAATTTCAGCAGCAGATGGGAGAATGGGTTAAAGCCGGCAACGTTCACTGGGAAGAGACCGTGACTACGGGGCTCGAAAACACCCCCGCCGCATTTCTCGATCTGTTTCAGGGAAACAAGATGGGAAAAGCCGTCGTGCAGGTGAATCCATGA
- a CDS encoding cytochrome P450, whose protein sequence is MIRLKQFDSTLSFIRDPYRFISRTCEQHKVDLFETRLLLQKTICFRGEDAARIFYDTDRFSRSGAAPKFAMKTLFGQKGVQGLDEEAHRHRKQMFVSILKSDQINDLTQLFAAELNGAVARWECMPEVILYEEFQRLLTIAVCRWAEVPLSESEIGLRTRQLTLLFDQAANPGLGHFKSRRARQQANQWITGVIQQIRDRQLTVNEKSPASIIAWHRDLDQQLLSPEVAAVELLNVLRPVVAVSVYLTFIAHALQQHPHSRKLLRSDFDRYALPFVQEVRRYYPFFPLTAARVRKYFEWQGHAFPRGRRVLLDLYGTNHDPRIWNKPEHFEPERFLQHNISPFDFIPQGGGDVRSGHRCPGEDVAVNLMQRTAEFLTYEVQYEVLQQNLEIDFSRMPALPESRFRISTFQEKETPGTSHLTGESRGVRI, encoded by the coding sequence ATGATCCGCTTAAAACAGTTTGACAGTACGCTCTCATTCATCCGTGATCCATATCGCTTCATCTCTCGCACATGCGAGCAACACAAAGTCGATCTATTTGAGACGCGGCTCCTGTTACAGAAAACAATCTGTTTCCGGGGAGAAGACGCGGCACGGATTTTCTACGATACAGACCGTTTCTCCCGGTCCGGGGCAGCACCGAAGTTTGCCATGAAAACCCTGTTCGGACAAAAGGGTGTCCAGGGCCTCGATGAGGAAGCACATCGTCACCGCAAGCAGATGTTTGTCTCCATCCTCAAATCCGATCAAATCAATGACCTGACGCAACTCTTCGCCGCAGAACTCAATGGGGCTGTTGCGCGCTGGGAATGTATGCCGGAAGTGATTCTGTATGAAGAATTTCAGCGTCTGCTCACCATCGCCGTCTGTCGCTGGGCAGAAGTCCCGTTGTCTGAATCAGAAATCGGGCTCCGTACCAGACAACTGACGCTCCTGTTCGACCAGGCCGCAAATCCGGGCCTTGGTCACTTCAAATCGCGGCGGGCTCGCCAGCAGGCAAATCAGTGGATCACAGGCGTGATTCAGCAGATCCGGGACCGACAACTGACGGTAAACGAGAAAAGCCCCGCCTCGATCATTGCCTGGCACCGCGATCTGGATCAGCAACTCCTGTCACCCGAGGTCGCTGCAGTCGAACTGTTGAATGTGCTGCGTCCGGTGGTTGCGGTTTCGGTCTACCTCACGTTCATCGCGCATGCCTTACAACAGCATCCACACAGTCGGAAGTTACTGCGCTCAGACTTCGACAGGTACGCGCTGCCTTTCGTTCAGGAAGTGCGACGCTATTATCCCTTCTTTCCGCTGACTGCGGCTCGCGTGCGGAAATACTTTGAGTGGCAGGGCCATGCATTTCCCCGGGGCCGACGTGTCCTGCTCGATCTGTATGGCACGAACCATGACCCGCGGATCTGGAACAAACCGGAACACTTTGAACCGGAGCGTTTCCTGCAGCATAACATCTCTCCCTTTGATTTCATTCCACAGGGCGGGGGAGATGTACGCTCCGGTCATCGCTGTCCCGGCGAGGATGTGGCTGTCAATCTCATGCAACGGACCGCTGAGTTTCTGACATACGAAGTTCAATATGAAGTGCTGCAACAGAACCTGGAAATCGATTTCTCACGCATGCCGGCACTACCCGAAAGTCGATTCCGAATTTCGACCTTCCAGGAGAAAGAAACACCTGGAACATCGCATCTTACTGGAGAAAGTCGAGGCGTCAGAATCTGA
- a CDS encoding PRC-barrel domain-containing protein — protein MKPVTLFTVAVAFCASTLFFHSGAEANDNPQDNPKLDKQTQKELRQNNKAKMKHDKKGMFTRASQLMGVNITNQKNNEVGEIEDLVLSTPSGDIRYAAVTYGGFLGIGDKMFAVPIEAFKIKHKGKDNELNVHLNVTEKQLEGETGFNQDNWPNFADKEFVSALDQRYKVNGKVRKEKKSDKDQADMQMSDHVIRLSQLMDHEIQNTQNQSVGEVSEIVLDTTHHKARYFVVSFNDQLGEKDKLYAVPFQAFMIKTDTPEKNEHKLFLNVTKEQLQGAHGFTEDNWPDFTDARFQKNLANQFLLDSDVKKRPKKELGT, from the coding sequence ATGAAACCCGTCACTCTTTTCACGGTCGCTGTCGCGTTCTGCGCAAGCACTCTCTTCTTCCATTCCGGCGCTGAAGCGAACGACAACCCCCAGGACAATCCCAAACTGGATAAACAGACGCAGAAGGAACTGAGACAGAACAACAAAGCGAAAATGAAACATGACAAGAAAGGGATGTTTACGCGTGCCAGTCAACTGATGGGCGTGAATATTACCAATCAGAAGAACAATGAGGTCGGCGAAATCGAAGACCTGGTGCTGAGTACTCCCTCTGGCGATATCCGTTATGCAGCCGTGACCTACGGCGGATTCCTGGGAATTGGCGACAAGATGTTTGCCGTCCCGATTGAAGCGTTCAAGATCAAACATAAAGGCAAAGACAATGAACTTAACGTGCACCTGAATGTAACCGAAAAACAGCTGGAAGGCGAAACCGGTTTCAATCAGGACAACTGGCCGAACTTCGCGGATAAAGAATTCGTGAGTGCACTGGACCAGCGCTATAAAGTGAATGGGAAAGTCCGTAAAGAGAAGAAATCTGATAAGGATCAGGCGGATATGCAGATGTCTGACCACGTGATTCGTCTGAGTCAGTTGATGGATCACGAGATTCAGAATACGCAAAACCAGTCCGTCGGTGAGGTCAGTGAAATCGTGCTGGACACCACACACCACAAGGCCCGCTATTTTGTCGTCAGCTTCAACGATCAGCTGGGCGAGAAGGACAAGCTGTATGCCGTTCCCTTCCAGGCCTTCATGATCAAGACGGATACCCCTGAAAAGAATGAACATAAACTGTTTTTGAACGTGACCAAAGAACAGTTGCAGGGTGCCCACGGATTTACTGAGGACAACTGGCCTGATTTTACCGATGCCCGGTTCCAAAAAAACCTGGCGAATCAGTTCCTGCTGGACAGTGATGTCAAAAAACGTCCGAAGAAAGAACTCGGAACCTGA
- a CDS encoding ATP:cob(I)alamin adenosyltransferase: MAARGKVHLNMIVTKTGDAGETYINDGSRVPKASKRIQALAVVEQIAVKLGYFIFACDQDVLHFPLAEDVTCQLNLTELAHSFQQEMYDLGSDLSTPFKEGETAGRFPLAKVDEITALIGELTPILEPLDSFILPQGSLRVLISHDIRTMVREAELKVWEIEEPVNPAVCQYLNRLSDFWFVFSRILQYEEQRSDEIEIKLWEPNQQHPRGVTIRKA; encoded by the coding sequence ATGGCGGCACGCGGTAAAGTGCACCTGAATATGATCGTCACCAAAACGGGGGACGCGGGAGAAACGTATATCAACGATGGCTCGCGGGTGCCTAAGGCATCGAAGCGGATCCAGGCACTGGCGGTGGTGGAACAGATTGCTGTTAAACTGGGCTATTTTATTTTCGCCTGCGACCAGGATGTGCTGCATTTTCCATTGGCGGAAGATGTGACGTGTCAGCTGAACCTGACCGAACTGGCACACTCATTTCAACAGGAGATGTATGATCTGGGTTCGGATTTGAGCACCCCGTTCAAGGAAGGTGAGACCGCAGGCCGCTTTCCACTGGCAAAGGTAGATGAAATCACTGCGCTGATCGGCGAACTGACGCCGATTCTGGAGCCGCTGGATTCGTTTATCCTGCCACAGGGGAGTCTGCGGGTGTTGATCTCGCATGATATCCGCACCATGGTCCGTGAAGCGGAGCTCAAAGTCTGGGAGATTGAAGAGCCCGTGAACCCGGCTGTGTGTCAGTACCTGAATCGACTCTCCGATTTCTGGTTTGTGTTCAGCCGGATTCTGCAGTACGAAGAACAGCGGTCAGACGAGATTGAAATCAAGCTCTGGGAACCGAATCAGCAGCATCCACGCGGCGTGACGATTCGCAAAGCGTGA